In one Candidatus Omnitrophota bacterium genomic region, the following are encoded:
- a CDS encoding BamA/TamA family outer membrane protein, with translation MNRLTRLLFLGLFCLAVQPTLFAQQAGKIQRSEEQILQDKLLREKIERQRQKTKVEEPAVKEEAPGVNEEKALVKSITVSGVTIIPEKDIRAIVDPYQNKELTLKQMVGIADAITALYRKNGHITSRAYLPPQKIKDGLLEIRVVEGVTGTIKMQGNKYFKTALLMKRIGLKSGEIFNYNSLRKDLSRINENPDRNVKAVLAPGKVPATTDVNLEVKDRLPMHVAFDYDNYASRYVDKDRYRVTLSHNNFLGLDDSLSIQYQVSQREDYQLLSARYLFPVTEGLQLGFFTARSRIALGREYRDLNIRGKSQYYSFYATQNLLYTDNILANLTLGFDHKDIYNFTANTETSRDRLRVARIGFDIDQSDNFGRTILTNDVNLGIPNIMGGLNDVDSHCSISGAGGSFAKDNLNLLRVQRMPFDSVFLWKNQFQFTNNVLPAAEQFQIGGIVNVRGYPAAEVVGDQGCSITGEWSLPMYPVARSWKVPFSKATVYDSLRWVVFYDWANARLRRVAAGEEKSRTLRSTGCGLRLSLPEDFFAKVEVAWPLDNTPSDSDHAHVLLEVSKRF, from the coding sequence ATGAACAGATTAACAAGGCTTCTATTCTTGGGTTTATTTTGTCTAGCTGTACAACCAACGCTTTTTGCCCAGCAGGCGGGTAAAATCCAGCGTTCTGAAGAGCAGATATTGCAGGATAAGCTTCTTAGGGAGAAAATAGAGCGTCAACGCCAGAAAACCAAGGTAGAAGAGCCGGCAGTTAAAGAAGAAGCCCCCGGGGTTAATGAAGAAAAGGCTTTGGTTAAGTCAATTACAGTATCAGGGGTTACCATTATCCCTGAAAAAGATATCCGCGCTATTGTTGATCCGTATCAGAATAAGGAATTGACCCTTAAGCAGATGGTTGGTATTGCTGACGCGATAACCGCGCTTTACCGCAAAAATGGGCATATTACTTCCCGCGCGTATCTGCCGCCGCAGAAAATTAAAGATGGCTTGTTGGAGATCCGCGTAGTGGAAGGGGTTACCGGGACGATTAAAATGCAGGGTAATAAATATTTCAAGACTGCCTTGTTGATGAAGAGGATCGGGCTTAAATCAGGCGAAATATTCAATTATAATTCTTTACGCAAAGACCTAAGCAGAATCAATGAAAATCCGGATAGAAATGTCAAAGCGGTTTTGGCTCCCGGAAAAGTCCCAGCTACTACCGATGTCAATTTAGAGGTAAAAGACCGCTTGCCTATGCATGTGGCCTTTGATTATGATAATTACGCTTCGCGCTATGTGGATAAAGATCGTTACCGCGTGACCCTTTCTCATAATAATTTTTTAGGGCTTGATGATTCTTTATCTATACAGTATCAGGTTTCTCAGCGAGAAGATTATCAGTTGTTAAGCGCGCGTTATCTGTTTCCGGTCACGGAGGGCCTGCAATTAGGTTTTTTTACCGCGCGTTCCAGAATAGCCTTAGGCAGAGAGTATAGGGATTTGAACATACGCGGTAAAAGCCAGTATTATTCCTTTTATGCCACGCAAAACCTGCTGTATACAGATAATATTCTGGCAAATTTAACTTTAGGTTTTGACCATAAAGATATTTATAATTTTACCGCTAACACAGAAACAAGCCGCGACAGGCTAAGAGTTGCGCGTATAGGGTTTGATATTGACCAAAGCGATAATTTTGGCCGCACTATTTTGACCAATGATGTTAATTTAGGTATACCTAATATTATGGGCGGATTAAATGATGTTGATAGCCATTGTTCTATATCAGGGGCAGGCGGAAGTTTTGCCAAAGATAATTTGAATCTGTTGCGTGTGCAGCGTATGCCTTTTGACTCAGTTTTTTTATGGAAAAACCAGTTTCAATTTACTAATAATGTGCTTCCAGCGGCAGAGCAGTTTCAAATCGGAGGCATTGTGAATGTGCGCGGGTATCCAGCAGCTGAAGTAGTGGGGGATCAGGGTTGTTCCATAACCGGGGAATGGTCTTTGCCGATGTATCCGGTTGCGCGCAGCTGGAAGGTACCTTTTTCTAAGGCTACAGTTTATGATTCTTTGCGTTGGGTAGTGTTTTATGACTGGGCAAATGCGCGCTTGCGCCGTGTGGCGGCTGGGGAAGAGAAGTCACGCACTCTTCGTTCAACCGGCTGCGGTTTACGTTTGAGTTTGCCGGAAGATTTCTTCGCTAAAGTAGAGGTTGCTTGGCCTTTGGATAATACTCCTTCAGACAGTGATCACGCGCATGTTTTGTTAGAAGTCTCTAAAAGGTTTTAA
- a CDS encoding filamentous hemagglutinin N-terminal domain-containing protein: protein MSRKLVLLRCILVSLLIFPQFVLAGDLPQLPIVSPGSSVSFSHPDSSTLQVNVGNNSVIDWVGGFNIASGHTVNYLGNSSLYVLNRDISGSTSNIFGSLNAQMRLFLLNANGILFGAGSSVNAPALVASTLWMTRGDFYNGIASGNFVFQKAPLFKNGSIVNQGSINIGNNGYLCLLAGAVDNQGSLIAPLGYIILASGKKMTLMLDPSVSVVINTAIDKDKIFDIFGNPITSDSAISNSGAISSGYVMLNAKILNNIFDYAINNTGIINANSMVLNNGVVELVSSGADIYNSGTINSATVNLKAGSSSYIDNNGVINFVKALNITADNDINLSGSRFTSNALVDSALAYFKSGRDINIENYSFLSLSLINGNADVDITAGNDINLINSYISATTSKGASSVKLQAGDDVVSNGGFLLSYAGLGKAVLGVDAGNDINLQATRASAVSVSKDADLSMLADDDINIVNSQIASNSISGNGSIDIKSGNDVNVSSSQVAAMGISGDANLLVEAGNDVKTVNNSLISAKSFNGDVKVEVKAVDSVDVNNSEFLAKVDSKGDAIISINAAKVNFPLGLIQALSANGFANIIMVANIGINALGDILASGTDSLVYLVTNSGDVNVGNINANDVNIGTFGGSIFGYGEIVAHYLSLLASGNIGTQSAAIATDVDIVDANSFGVGNVYINQGTSRLLELLAIFANNGIIDIRSLGSMIVDSIVSFNGGVYLESSQGSIYAGSSSSNINVAAGGYSYFSAPKGTIGWGTPTDMTIYNPLRISIQALPGGLSAVPLGFIPTAGLTVQIGGSTAPLYTINGLSGVLGASAAFEGIVRPGTTAITGVYPSPAIDLAGGVIPPGYIFYRDTDSDTTVLLPPSAVNPSGTLQIWPALPAPVFGVQQEYLMTLKYIFPVLENLGLQNPVQVRPFDAMSSDGLMRSTFLYQPIVASDVSAYDKFVLEEGAYQFIDGALGMPKHDGLMPILDEVKKRSKKQQL from the coding sequence ATGTCTAGAAAATTAGTTCTATTAAGATGCATTCTTGTTTCATTGTTGATTTTTCCGCAATTTGTTTTAGCAGGAGACCTTCCTCAGCTGCCTATAGTCAGTCCCGGATCATCCGTCAGTTTTTCTCATCCTGATTCTTCAACTCTTCAAGTTAATGTTGGGAATAATTCTGTTATTGATTGGGTGGGCGGGTTTAATATCGCTTCCGGGCATACCGTAAACTACCTTGGGAATTCTTCTCTATATGTTTTGAACCGCGATATAAGTGGAAGCACTTCTAATATATTCGGCAGCTTAAACGCGCAAATGCGCCTTTTTCTTCTTAATGCCAATGGCATTTTATTTGGCGCAGGCAGCTCTGTAAATGCCCCGGCTCTTGTGGCATCTACCTTGTGGATGACAAGGGGTGATTTCTATAATGGTATTGCAAGCGGCAACTTTGTTTTTCAAAAAGCGCCTTTATTCAAGAATGGGTCTATTGTCAATCAGGGGAGTATTAATATAGGTAATAACGGCTATCTTTGTTTGTTGGCCGGCGCAGTAGATAATCAAGGGTCTTTAATTGCGCCCTTAGGATATATAATTTTGGCATCAGGAAAAAAGATGACCTTGATGCTTGATCCCAGTGTTTCTGTGGTGATTAATACCGCTATAGATAAAGATAAGATCTTTGATATTTTTGGCAATCCCATCACAAGCGACAGCGCAATCAGCAATTCCGGGGCCATCAGCTCTGGTTATGTAATGCTTAACGCCAAGATTTTAAACAATATTTTTGATTACGCGATAAATAATACAGGCATCATAAATGCCAATTCTATGGTTTTAAATAATGGGGTAGTGGAATTGGTTTCAAGTGGAGCAGATATTTATAATAGCGGCACAATTAATTCCGCTACAGTTAATTTAAAGGCGGGTTCTTCAAGCTACATAGACAATAATGGTGTAATTAATTTCGTAAAGGCGCTCAATATTACAGCGGATAATGATATTAACTTAAGCGGCTCCAGATTTACCTCGAATGCTCTTGTTGATAGCGCTTTGGCATATTTTAAATCCGGGAGAGATATTAATATAGAAAATTACAGCTTCTTGTCGCTATCCTTGATCAATGGGAATGCGGATGTGGATATTACTGCTGGAAACGATATAAATTTGATTAACAGTTATATATCTGCGACTACGTCTAAGGGGGCTTCTAGCGTTAAGTTGCAGGCTGGCGATGATGTTGTTTCAAATGGAGGTTTCTTGTTGTCGTATGCTGGACTTGGCAAAGCCGTTTTGGGGGTCGATGCCGGAAATGATATAAATCTGCAAGCTACCAGAGCTTCTGCGGTGTCTGTTTCTAAAGATGCTGACCTGTCGATGTTAGCAGATGATGATATTAATATAGTTAACAGTCAAATTGCCTCAAACTCTATTTCCGGAAATGGTAGTATTGATATAAAATCCGGCAATGACGTTAACGTATCTTCGAGCCAGGTTGCTGCCATGGGCATAAGCGGTGACGCTAACCTTTTAGTGGAGGCTGGTAATGATGTTAAGACGGTGAATAACAGTTTAATATCCGCTAAATCTTTTAATGGCGATGTTAAAGTAGAGGTTAAGGCTGTAGATAGTGTTGATGTAAATAACAGTGAGTTTTTGGCAAAGGTAGATTCAAAAGGCGATGCGATAATTAGTATAAATGCCGCAAAAGTAAATTTTCCTTTAGGCTTGATACAGGCTTTAAGCGCCAATGGATTTGCTAATATTATTATGGTGGCAAATATCGGCATAAACGCCTTAGGAGATATCTTGGCTTCTGGAACAGATAGCCTTGTTTATCTTGTTACAAATTCCGGTGATGTTAATGTGGGCAATATCAATGCCAATGACGTGAATATTGGGACTTTTGGCGGATCTATTTTCGGTTACGGAGAAATAGTCGCGCATTATTTGAGCCTTTTAGCATCTGGTAATATCGGAACGCAGTCAGCCGCTATTGCTACTGATGTAGATATCGTAGACGCCAATTCTTTTGGGGTTGGCAATGTTTATATAAATCAGGGAACAAGCCGTTTATTGGAATTGTTAGCGATCTTTGCCAATAACGGTATTATAGATATACGAAGCCTTGGCAGTATGATCGTGGATTCTATTGTTTCGTTTAATGGCGGGGTTTACCTTGAAAGTTCTCAGGGTTCGATCTACGCTGGTAGCTCTTCAAGTAACATCAATGTGGCCGCAGGCGGTTATTCATATTTCTCAGCGCCTAAAGGTACGATTGGATGGGGCACGCCAACGGATATGACAATCTATAATCCGTTGCGTATCTCCATTCAGGCGTTGCCGGGCGGGCTTTCAGCAGTTCCTCTCGGGTTTATCCCCACAGCAGGTTTAACAGTCCAAATCGGAGGAAGTACTGCGCCTTTATATACGATAAACGGCCTAAGCGGAGTTCTTGGAGCAAGCGCAGCTTTTGAAGGTATTGTGCGTCCAGGGACAACTGCTATAACAGGGGTGTACCCTTCGCCAGCTATAGATCTGGCAGGAGGGGTCATTCCTCCGGGATATATTTTCTATCGTGATACTGATAGCGACACAACGGTTTTGTTGCCGCCTTCAGCGGTCAATCCTTCAGGGACTTTACAGATTTGGCCGGCGCTGCCTGCGCCTGTTTTTGGAGTGCAGCAGGAATATCTGATGACCCTTAAGTATATATTTCCGGTATTAGAGAATTTAGGACTGCAGAATCCCGTGCAGGTGAGGCCGTTTGATGCGATGTCTTCAGATGGTTTGATGCGTTCTACATTTTTGTATCAGCCGATAGTTGCTTCGGATGTTTCCGCGTATGATAAGTTTGTCCTTGAAGAAGGGGCGTATCAGTTTATTGACGGAGCGCTGGGTATGCCTAAGCACGATGGTTTGATGCCCATATTAGATGAAGTCAAGAAAAGAAGCAAAAAGCAGCAACTATAA
- a CDS encoding SurA N-terminal domain-containing protein, producing MRILLCGIFLFTGLFISGCVKSNDSAGGTVLARVNNYKITQDEFEEEFRSSAYYANDTLQSRKNFLNLLINRKLIMQDAQKKGLDKDRDFLKMIQRFWEQSLLQRAFEAKNRSLDAQVSDNKSQDILRQKKADLMDAWIDDLRKQASISINENLLIGNK from the coding sequence ATGCGTATTTTATTATGCGGAATATTTTTATTTACAGGCCTATTTATCTCTGGATGCGTAAAATCCAATGATAGCGCAGGAGGAACTGTTTTGGCGCGGGTGAACAATTATAAGATCACTCAAGATGAGTTTGAAGAGGAATTCAGGTCTTCCGCTTATTATGCGAATGATACCTTGCAGTCGCGCAAGAATTTCTTGAACCTTTTGATTAATCGTAAGCTTATTATGCAGGATGCCCAGAAGAAAGGTTTAGATAAGGATAGGGATTTTTTAAAGATGATCCAGCGTTTCTGGGAGCAGTCTTTGCTTCAGCGCGCGTTTGAAGCAAAAAATAGAAGCCTTGATGCGCAAGTTTCTGATAATAAGTCTCAGGATATTCTAAGACAGAAAAAGGCTGATCTGATGGATGCTTGGATTGATGATCTGCGTAAACAGGCTAGTATCAGTATAAATGAGAATTTATTGATCGGGAATAAATAA
- a CDS encoding methyl-accepting chemotaxis protein, whose amino-acid sequence MAEARRHKYLIDKKFQISFIVKFCSLVVLGGALTVLSLYFFSSSSTTVSIVDSRVVVRTTADFLMPVLIQTVSVVMIIVGILAIGVTLFFSHKISGPMYRLRSIMEGMAKGDLRIGFSIRRLDQLQGMADALNEVLHSMKQSITAIQKASDQINAKVNSLSGFSLPEDKQKDFDELKKLSQELKDLLHHFKV is encoded by the coding sequence ATGGCTGAAGCAAGAAGGCATAAATATCTTATTGATAAGAAATTTCAGATAAGTTTTATTGTTAAATTTTGTTCCTTGGTGGTTTTAGGGGGGGCCTTAACGGTATTAAGCCTGTATTTTTTCTCTTCATCCTCAACTACGGTTTCTATCGTTGACTCGCGGGTAGTTGTGCGCACGACCGCGGATTTCTTGATGCCGGTGCTTATCCAGACTGTAAGCGTCGTAATGATCATTGTGGGAATATTAGCTATAGGGGTAACATTATTTTTCTCGCATAAAATATCCGGCCCCATGTACCGCTTGCGCTCTATAATGGAGGGTATGGCCAAAGGAGACTTGCGCATAGGGTTTAGTATCCGCCGCCTGGATCAGCTCCAGGGAATGGCTGACGCCTTAAATGAAGTGCTTCATTCTATGAAACAAAGTATAACCGCGATACAAAAAGCAAGTGATCAGATAAATGCCAAGGTTAATTCTTTATCCGGGTTTAGCCTGCCCGAGGATAAACAAAAAGATTTTGATGAGCTTAAGAAATTATCACAGGAATTAAAGGATCTTTTACATCACTTTAAGGTTTGA